TGTGGATGTCTTTGATGCCGTTTCTTCAGACCGGGCCTATCACCGAAAATCATCCCCTCTAGCAGCCCTCGGTGTTGTGATCAGTGAAGTATATCAAGGAAAGCTCTCTGCGAAATACGGGCTGCCGTTCATTCAGTATATGCTTGACGCCTACACCGGCTCCACTGTGATTCTATCAGACGGACGTGTGGCGCAGGTCGTGCGCATTCAGATGGAGGAGGTTGAGAATCCGCTCATCCGCCTGAACGATCAGGTCGTTTCGCTTCGCTCGCTGAAAGATGTGGAGATCCTCGATGTTCTCGATCAGGCATCGAAGAAGGCAATAGGCGGGATGACCTCCTAACCGTTCTTTCTGCAAAATACGACAATATTCTTGTGCTTTATTCATGATTTCTCTATCATGAGAGCTGAAGACGTCATGCAGAGGGGCAGGTGAGGACATGTCATTGACCAAAGCGGAAGCGATGGGACTGAAACACAGTGAATGGATTGACAAGACACTCCGCTATTACTGGTATCTGATTTTTATTGCGATTGTTGCGGAGATCTTTGCTCTTACGGTGACGCTCATTATGTCTCCAAGCGAATTCTGGGATGATGTTCTTCCTGTCCTGGTCTACCCGACGGTGGCGCAGGTCATCCTTCTTCTGATCACAACCGTTATCTACAAAAAGAAAATCACAGAGAATGAATATATCCTGATGGTCGTCGGTTCGCTTCTCGCCTTCATCCTGATTGCGGCGAACACAAGTCTTGCAGGAGCGCCGCTCATTCTCCTGTTGCCGATGATGATCTCGATCCTCTTCTTTAATAAAAATGTTGTCATCTTCAGCTACCTGGTTAACGTAATTGCGTATCTGGTTACGATTGCGCTTTTCCCGGATTTGGGGGAATATTTGCGAATTTATGAATTCATTGCGTATATTTATATCTTCTCCGCAGGGTTTATCATTCTCCTTGCCGTTCAGGAGCGGTCTGACGAAGTGATCGAGCTTCTCAGAAAAAAAGTCGATCAGGAACAGGAACTGATGGTGCGAAACACAATTATGGAACGACTCTCCAAAGTGGATGCCCCAACGGGCCTCTATAACCATAAAACCTTTCAGGAGTATTTGGCCTATCTGTTTGAACAAAGCTCCACGTCATCGTACCGCTTTCAGCTTGCCATGCTTGATATTGATAATTTCAAACAGGTTAATGATACGTATGGGCACGCAGTCGGTGATAAGATCCTCGAAAGAATTGCCGGTATTATTCAGGCGAACGTCGATGCCAATGACATTGCTTCCCGCTATGGGGGAGAAGAATTCGGCGTGCTCTTCACCGACTGTTCTTTTGAAACAGCACTCCACGTCGTGGAAACGATTCGCCTAGAAATCGAAAGGCTTCCTCACGAAGAAATGGGCGGCCGGAATGTCACAGTCAGTATCGGGCTTGTGGAGTATACCGATGAAGAGCAGGCACCTGTGCTCTTCGAGAAGGCTGACACTCTTTTGTATCTGGCGAAGAAAAACGGAAAGAACCGGATTGAGACGGAGATTCAGTGATCCCTGTATTTTTTCGAAGAAAAGACTAAAGGTTTTCACTGCGGTGCCGATATTATGTACAGATACGAACGATCTGAAAACAGAAAAGAGTGGACGATAACACGACCACCCTCTTTTCTGTTTTTCTTTTTTACCAGGACATGAGACAGAGGTGTGCAGTAAAAGAAAGGATGAGAATCAATGGATATGCGAATGACCGGGTTTGCGTCAGGTATGGATATTAACCAAATGGTCAGCGACCTCATGCGGGCTGAGCGCCAGCCGATGGAGCGGATGGAACAGAACCAGCAGGAACTGATTCTGCAGATGGACAAGTACCGGGAAGTGAACCGGGAGTTCATGCAGTTTCGGGACAATACCTTTGACTCCGTGCTGCGTCGCTCGAACATGACGGCCCAAAACGCGGTGAGTTCAAATGAGAATGCCGTCAGTGCCACGGCTTCTGCCGGTGCGGCACAGGGGACGTATACGTTTGAGGATGTGAGCCTCGCAAGCTCGACCACGAATGTGTCGACAGAACGCATAGGTGTGGACGGTGCCGATTATACGGCAACGTTGGACGAGGTGTTCGGTGATGAACTTGCAATGAATAATGATGGTGAAGTGGTGTTTGACATCACAACGTACGGCCCTGACGGCGAAGCGATTAACGGGAGCTTCAGTTTCGATCCTGAATCAGCCACCTTGTCAGAAGTGTTCGCAGAAATCAATAACTCTGAGCTCGGAATCCAGGCCTATTTTGATACGGACGGAGGCCGGATTTCCCTGACGAGGACCACGGAAGGAGCGTTCAATCCGGATGACGGTCCGGAAATTGATTTTAATGATTCAGCTTTTTTAACGGATAATTTGGCTTTAAATGGAGATGAAGTCTCTGGGGAAAATGCTTCCTTCACGATGAATGGTCTAGCCATGGAGCGTTCGTCGAACAGCTTTAATATCGACGGCCTTCAGGTGAACCTGAACAGTAACATGGAAAACGGTCAGGCGACGGTTCGGGTGAATACGGATACGGATCAAATCATGGAGACGATCACGAACTTCGTTGATGAGTACAATGAGATGATCGGCGGCATGGATGACACAGTATCGGAAGAGTATTATCGTGACTATGCGCCACTGACGGAAGAACAGATGCAAGCCATGGAAGAGCGGGAGATTGAAATGTGGAACGAGCGTGCGGAGAGCGGTCTTCTCCGCCGTGATTCAACCATTAATAGTGCCTTGAATCAGTTCCGGATGGACTTTTACAATCCGGTTGACGCAGGTATGGATAACCAGACGTTCAGCCAGCTGACGGAAATCGGCATCACGACTTCCAGTGATTTTCAGGATCGCGGACGTCTCGAGATCGATGAGACTCAGCTTCGAAATGCCATTGAATCAGATTCGGAAAGTGTGTATCAGCTCTTTGCCGCAGATGGTGAAGATGAGAATCAGGATCAGCGCGGGATCGCCCGCCGTCTGCGTGACACGGCATCAAACGCCATTGAACAGATCGGCAACCGGGTGGGCCGAACGGATTCACCGGGTTCGATTCAGAGCTCAACACTCGGTCGTGAACTCTTGCAGGTGGAAGATCAGATGTCGAATTTTGAGCGTCGCATGCAGCAGGTTGAAGAACGTTACTGGAGTCAGTTCACTGCCATGGAACAGGCGATGGCCCAGGCCAACGCCCAAGCAGAACAGCTGATGTCCCAGCTTGGCGGTTTGCAGCAGTAATAAACGGTATATATGAAGCACGGTCCCTATTTTTTGCAGGCCGTGCTTCTTTTTTTTGTGAAATAGGATAAACATTCTGATAATCCATCCGATATATGAAATAGATGAAGAATACCGTCAGACAACAGAATAGGGAAAGGGTGGTTAAACGTGATGAGAATCAGCGGCTTTGCCACAGGAATGGATATCAATCAGATGGTCACGGATCTCATGCGTGCAGAGCGTATGCCTGTCGACCGGATGCAACAGAATAAACAGCTTCTCGAATGGCGCATGGAGGAATTCCGTACGATCAACCGGAAGCTTGAAACGTTCCGTACGAATATCTTCGACGGCGTATTCAGAAGTGCCAATATGCTTGCGAAGACCGGGACATCGTCCGATGAATCCCGTGTCTCCGTGACGGCTGCATCGAATGCACAGCCGGGGACGATGCGCATCAACAGCGTATCGAGTCTCGCGGAATCCGAGGCGCTCGTATCAGAGGCATTAACCGTTTCCGGTGAGACAGCGACCCGTCAGACGACGCTTGCGGATTTGACTGGTTCCTCGGATCCTGAGTTCACGCTCGAAGTGACAACGAGAACGTCTTCGGGGGAGAAGAACGAAACATTCACATTTGCCTCTACGGACAAGGTTGATGATGTATTAAAGAAAATCAACAGCTCTGATCTTGGTCTGAATGCTTTTTTTGACACACAGACAGGGCAGATTTCCTTCAGCCGTGAAGAAACGGGTCTTTACGATGAGAACGGGAGTCTTGCCATGGGTGGTTCGGCAGACGCTCAGATAGCATTCGCTGACAGCACACTCGCATCTGCTTTCGGTGTTCAGGAAGGCCAGGGGACAAGAGTGGCGGGTTCGAACGCTGTTGTCAACATCAACGGGATTGACACAGAGCGGGGAACGAATACGTTTACCGAGAATGGTCTGACCATTACACTCAGGGATACGTTCTCATCAGATCCCGTCACGATCGGTTCTGCGACGGACACGGATAAGATTTTTGATACGATCATGGATTTTGTCAACGAGTACAACGAACTTGTTGAACACGTCAACGAGAAGCTTCGAGAAGACCGAAACCGTGATTTCCGACCACTCACCGACGATCAGCGCGAGGCGTTGAGCGAGCGTGAAATTGAGCGTTGGGAAGAACAGGCGATGAGCGGGATGCTCCGTAATGACCGGATTTTACGCGGCGGCTTTGACCAGTTCCGTTCTGCGATGTATACGCCGGTGAGTCTCGGAGAAGGTTCATCGTTTAACCAGCTCGCGCAGATTGGCATTACGACGACAAATAATTTTCGCGATGGCGGGAAGCTTGAAGTGAATGAGGACCGGCTGCGCGCGAAGATTAATGAAGATCCTGATGCTGTGTTCCGACTCTTTACGGCTGATGGGAGCTCCCAAAGTGAGAAGGGACTCGCGAGACGAATACGGGAAAGTGCAAATTCGCTGATTGATTCGATTGCAAGAGAAGCCGGCGGCTCCCGTGGACGAAACCTGAATCACCAGTTTACCTTGGGCCGTGGGATGGATCAGATTGATGATCGGATTACGAACTTTGAGCGGAGGCTCGAACAGGTGGAACAGCGCTATTGGAGCCAGTTTACGGCGATGGAGAAAGCCGTGGCCCAGTCCAACTCGCAGGCTGAATCACTTTTTGCGCAAATGTATGGTGGCATGATGTAGCTGTGGTAAAATAAAAGCGAAGGAGCGCCTTCGCTTTTCCCTTTTTCCAAGGGTTATTGAACGACAGATATGATAACCCTGATCAAGGGTTGGTATAAGGTGGGACTGAGATGCATCCGTTAACTGAATTGTTTTCTGTCACAAAAAAACTCTATGACCACGTCCAGCAGCCTCTGCCGAAGGGAGAGGAGCGGGATCGGTATATCGAAATCATTGCGGAGCTCTTACAGAGGCGTGAAGAGCTAATACCGCAAGTCGGGCCGCCCAAAACTGATCAGGAGGAGCGGATTGCAAGGACGCTCCTTGATTACAATCGTAAGCTGACAGATCGTTTGACGGTCGTTATGCGTGAAGTCGGACAGGATCTCAATCAGATCCGCAAGAAGAAGTCGACGGGCAAACAGTATGAAAATCCATACACCAGCCGAACGCAGGACGGCGTGTTTTTTGATTCTAAAAAATAAATAAGATTATTTATAATTAAAACACTGAACAATTCTGAAAACTGATCCGATATAACCAGTGAAGGCTAAAACCGAGGAGTGATTCACATGGAAGTGCGATCATCTACGGGCTTCTCAACAGCAAGAGAATTTCTGACACATCAGAATCAGCGTCAGGAATTCACTCAGGTTGAAAGGAGCCCAAGTCAGCTGCGACAGAGTGGTCAGGCACAGGGAAGTGTTGACACGTCTTCAAGAGCGTCCGAAAATCTGTCCAGGCGAGAAGGCCATGAATGGACAACGGAACAGCTCGACGAAGCGGCTGACGCCATGACGGAGCTGAGTATGCTGCGAAACACGTCACTCAGCTTTGAGCGTCATGAAAAGCTCGACCGCACGATGGTGAAAGTGATCGATCAGCAAACGGATGAGGTGATTAAAGAAATTCCGCCTGAGGAATTTCTTGATATGATTTCGTCCATGCTGGAGTTCGCAGGGATCCTGATTGACAAAAAGGCGTAGTTGAAGCTTAAATAAAAGAACCCGCTTAAAGACGGGTTTTTTTATTTTGGCAAAATCATGGAGGGAAAATGCTGTTTCGTCTAAAGATTCGGGGAATTGAACCGATATAATAGTCAGTAAGCAGTGGTACTACAGACTCGAAAGGGTGTTTGGCATATGGCAACGAATAATCCGTATCAACAGTATAAACAAAATACGGTGGATACCAAATCTCCGGGGGAATTGACACTTATGCTCTATGATGGCTGTCTGAAATTTATCAGACGGGCAGAGGAAGCGATAAAAAACAAGAATATCGAAGTGAAGAATGAAAACCTGTTAAAGGCTCAGAACATTATCCGCGAACTGATGCTCACACTGAATACAGATGTCGCGGTAAGTCAGGACATGATGTCGATGTACGACTATATCCTGAATCAACTCGTTGAAGCTAACATGAAGAATGATCTCGATGCCCTGAAAGAAGCCGCAAAATATACGGAGGACTTCCGCGATACGTGGAAGGAAGTCATCAAAATTGACCGTCAGGAACGCCACTCCGGAGAAAAGTCGTCAGAACCAGTGCAGTCTGCAAAACCAAGTACGCCTTTGAAGGCGGTTAAGAAAGAGGTACAGGCAGAAGAAGCGGAATCGGCGAAGAAAACTGCGACTGCGGATCAGCTTTCAGCGACGGCAGCAAAGCCTGAACCGAAGATAAAGCCGAACCCGAACAATCCTTACGCAAAAGCGAAAGCCGCCGGCTACGGCGCACCGAACAACCCTTACACAAAGGCGAAAGCATTGGCGACAGCCAGCACGGGATCTGTTGCGTCATACAAAGGATAAAGACTTTGCAAGGAAGCACCGGAAAGATAAACTCCCGACCTGTTATTGAAGAGGCCACTGAAAATCTCACGATATTAATTGAACGAAAGTGAACTCACAGAAAAAAAGATGACCAATTTCCAATTATTTTGGAGTTGGTCGTCTTTTTTTTCACTATTGTCTGATTCTTTTTCTATTTTTCTTGCGATAGCTTCAGTATTCTTTTGAGATTTACTGTAAATATGGCCATTGCTCCTTGTAATTCCATGCCAATCAGACCCGAGGAAGTGGCTACTTCATACCCGTGTCGGTGCTTTAATTCATTGTTTTTTGCTTCAATTTTATAACGTTCTTTTGATTTTTCCTTGAAATAGTCACTCATTTGAAATTCGATTTGCTCAGTGTGTTCTTTAGATTTTATTGAGACCCCATACGTTTTACTTTTAGCACCTTCGATGTAACAACCTTCTTTCATCGGGCATCTTTTGCATAGTTCAATATCAAAATAATATTTTATTTTTTGATTTCTCCCTGCTATTGCTTTTCCATTTTTCGCTTTTCTTATTGCCATATGACCTGCCTTGCAAACATACATACCGGCATCTTTATTGAATTGAAATTCATCTTCCTTTTTGCGGTTACCTTGAGTCACTGAAGGATTTAACTTAGCAACTAGTCTTATGTTGTTTTCATTACTGTACGCAATATTTCCTTTTTCGGAATAGGCTGCATCTCCAATGATTGTATCAACAGCCATACCTGCTTCTTTGCTTTTTTCAATCAAGGCTTCGAGTTGCTTACCGTCGTTCTTTTCCCTAGTCGTAATAACAGCTGCGGTAATGATTCTTTCTTCATTGATCGCCAGATGGCTCTTATATCCAAAGAAAGAGGTATCGGCGGACTTGTGTCCCACTTTTGCATCCTGATCTTCAGAACATCGCAGATGTTCCACATCATCTTCAACCGTTTCCTTTAATCTATTCAATCGCTCTTTGATGTTTGGATAATTGGAGAGCGTTGCTTCCTTCTCAATCACCTTGATGAGTTTCTCGGTATATTGGATCTCATCTTCTAAGTCATCCGCCTGTGTTTTGGATGGGAATTTTTCTTTCATGGATTCATCGATCTGGTAAATCGCCTTTCTCAGCTTTTTGGCTCGATCCCTAAGTACGTCTCTTGGTTTTAATAGATTGTAACGGGCTTTGGTATGTGTTGCATCCACAATAATCGAACGGCTTTTAATAATGTCCTCTTCCAACGCTATTTCAACGGTTTTATGGATGAGCAAGTCCAACAGATTCAAGTCTTTGAGCCTGAGCTTACGAAACTTCGTCAGGGAGCTTGGATCAATCACATCTTCTTCAGGCGTCATGTCTAAAAAATATTTGAATGACATATCATATTTCGAACGTTCAACCAAATCTACATCCGAAAGATCGAAGATCGTTTTCAATAATAAGTATTAAAACATCCGAATGGGATCAATCGCATTCCGTCCATTATCCAGGCAGTATTTTTCTTTAAGTTCTTCATAGACAAATGAAAAATCTACCAGTTCATTGATTTGTCTTAACAGATTATCTTTTGGAACAATAAGATTTTAAAGCTCCATATAAGGACTAAGCTTTAGCGACTGTTGTTTTGAAATGATCCACATCACCCACTTTATATTCGTTACTTTAATTATACTTAAAAGTACACTCGGATTGTCCTTTTTATTGGAAATTTTTTGATCGTATTCATGCTTTCCACCATGGCATAATCAGACGAAACGAAAGACGGTGACGCCTGCGTAAATAGCATGAGTTGAAGACCCCGCAGAACATCCAAGGGATGTTCGAGGAGGCTGAGGCCATGCCCGCGGCAAGCTTCCGTCTGCAGTGCAGTCTGATTTCAACATTTGTATTGGTTGAAGTTTCTTTTCGTTTATCACATTATGTAATCAAAAAAAGAAACCCTCAACATAGAGAGTTTCTTTCATAAAGACTTTTTCAGTGGCCTCGTTATTGAATGGGTCGGGGGTTTTTTAAGTGTGTAAGAGAAAGGCAATACGTGCAGAGAGTAACAATGTATGAAGTTAATTGGTAATTTAATCAAAGTGAAAAGGGCTTGATTGTAAATCAATTAAATCATGTTTAGTCAATACTCATCATGGAAATAGGATTGTACATCCAATCTATGGAGGAGGTCGATTATGAAATACCTTACTAAGATGGCAATCGCGATCACAGGAACAGCAATGGCAGGGTCAGTGCTCCATTCAGAAACAGAAGCGGACGTTCATGACTACCAGGATACAGAGGATCATTGGGCGAAAGAAGAAATAGGATACTTGAGTGGCCAAGGATATTTAGAAGGCTATACAGGAGGACAGTTTCGGCCAAATCAAACGATCAACAGGGCTGAATCGGCTGCCGTATTTTTTCGACAACAACATTTAACTGAAACAGATGGTGATTTCCCTGATGTATCTGAGGAGTTCTGGGCGTCGGGAAAAATAGGCGCATTGCAGACTGAAGGGATTATGTCAGGTTATGAAGATGGGACATTCCGTCCGGCAAATTCAGTTACAAGGGCGGAAGTCGCCATTATGTTGGCTAATACTTTTAACTTTGATGCAGAGGCACACTCGGAAGCGGAGTTTCCGGATATCGGTGAGACCGATCATGCCTATGAAGCTGTTCAGGATGTATACAGCAGTCATGTTATGCAGGGGTATGGTGATGGAACGTTCCGTCCTGATAAACCGATTACGCGGGCTGAATTCAGTGTCGTACTCGCCAGATCAATTAACGAAGATTTCCGTGAAGAACTGGTGGTCACATCGAAAACGGATAAGCTGTTAGAAGCGATCATGGAGGAGGACTTTGAAACAATTGCCGACTATGCACATCCGGAAGAAGGAATCAGGTTCTCACCTTATGTTTTTGTTCAGGCGGATGACCAAGTCTTTCATAGTGATGAGTTAAGAAATTGGCTTGCGGATGAGACCGTTTATATGTGGGGACACCAAGATGGAACAGGACACGCTATTGAGAAGACGACCCGCGACTATTTCAAACGTTATCTGAATAACCATGACTATTTAAATCCGGATGAGCAGGTTTATAATGCAGATAAGAATCGGGGCAATACGTTAAATAATATTCGTGAATTTTTCCCGGACGCTTCTTATACAGAATATTATGTGAGCGGAGATGAGGAACAATACGCAGGCATGGACTGGGGCAGTAACATTCTCGTTATGCAGAAATATAAAGACGACTGGTATCTGATTGCCGTTGTGAATG
This genomic window from [Bacillus] selenitireducens MLS10 contains:
- a CDS encoding GGDEF domain-containing protein, which translates into the protein MSLTKAEAMGLKHSEWIDKTLRYYWYLIFIAIVAEIFALTVTLIMSPSEFWDDVLPVLVYPTVAQVILLLITTVIYKKKITENEYILMVVGSLLAFILIAANTSLAGAPLILLLPMMISILFFNKNVVIFSYLVNVIAYLVTIALFPDLGEYLRIYEFIAYIYIFSAGFIILLAVQERSDEVIELLRKKVDQEQELMVRNTIMERLSKVDAPTGLYNHKTFQEYLAYLFEQSSTSSYRFQLAMLDIDNFKQVNDTYGHAVGDKILERIAGIIQANVDANDIASRYGGEEFGVLFTDCSFETALHVVETIRLEIERLPHEEMGGRNVTVSIGLVEYTDEEQAPVLFEKADTLLYLAKKNGKNRIETEIQ
- a CDS encoding flagellar hook-associated protein 2; translated protein: MDMRMTGFASGMDINQMVSDLMRAERQPMERMEQNQQELILQMDKYREVNREFMQFRDNTFDSVLRRSNMTAQNAVSSNENAVSATASAGAAQGTYTFEDVSLASSTTNVSTERIGVDGADYTATLDEVFGDELAMNNDGEVVFDITTYGPDGEAINGSFSFDPESATLSEVFAEINNSELGIQAYFDTDGGRISLTRTTEGAFNPDDGPEIDFNDSAFLTDNLALNGDEVSGENASFTMNGLAMERSSNSFNIDGLQVNLNSNMENGQATVRVNTDTDQIMETITNFVDEYNEMIGGMDDTVSEEYYRDYAPLTEEQMQAMEEREIEMWNERAESGLLRRDSTINSALNQFRMDFYNPVDAGMDNQTFSQLTEIGITTSSDFQDRGRLEIDETQLRNAIESDSESVYQLFAADGEDENQDQRGIARRLRDTASNAIEQIGNRVGRTDSPGSIQSSTLGRELLQVEDQMSNFERRMQQVEERYWSQFTAMEQAMAQANAQAEQLMSQLGGLQQ
- a CDS encoding flagellar hook-associated protein 2, translated to MRISGFATGMDINQMVTDLMRAERMPVDRMQQNKQLLEWRMEEFRTINRKLETFRTNIFDGVFRSANMLAKTGTSSDESRVSVTAASNAQPGTMRINSVSSLAESEALVSEALTVSGETATRQTTLADLTGSSDPEFTLEVTTRTSSGEKNETFTFASTDKVDDVLKKINSSDLGLNAFFDTQTGQISFSREETGLYDENGSLAMGGSADAQIAFADSTLASAFGVQEGQGTRVAGSNAVVNINGIDTERGTNTFTENGLTITLRDTFSSDPVTIGSATDTDKIFDTIMDFVNEYNELVEHVNEKLREDRNRDFRPLTDDQREALSEREIERWEEQAMSGMLRNDRILRGGFDQFRSAMYTPVSLGEGSSFNQLAQIGITTTNNFRDGGKLEVNEDRLRAKINEDPDAVFRLFTADGSSQSEKGLARRIRESANSLIDSIAREAGGSRGRNLNHQFTLGRGMDQIDDRITNFERRLEQVEQRYWSQFTAMEKAVAQSNSQAESLFAQMYGGMM
- a CDS encoding flagellar protein FliT, whose translation is MHPLTELFSVTKKLYDHVQQPLPKGEERDRYIEIIAELLQRREELIPQVGPPKTDQEERIARTLLDYNRKLTDRLTVVMREVGQDLNQIRKKKSTGKQYENPYTSRTQDGVFFDSKK
- a CDS encoding flagellar protein FlaG, producing the protein MEVRSSTGFSTAREFLTHQNQRQEFTQVERSPSQLRQSGQAQGSVDTSSRASENLSRREGHEWTTEQLDEAADAMTELSMLRNTSLSFERHEKLDRTMVKVIDQQTDEVIKEIPPEEFLDMISSMLEFAGILIDKKA
- a CDS encoding S-layer homology domain-containing protein, which codes for MKYLTKMAIAITGTAMAGSVLHSETEADVHDYQDTEDHWAKEEIGYLSGQGYLEGYTGGQFRPNQTINRAESAAVFFRQQHLTETDGDFPDVSEEFWASGKIGALQTEGIMSGYEDGTFRPANSVTRAEVAIMLANTFNFDAEAHSEAEFPDIGETDHAYEAVQDVYSSHVMQGYGDGTFRPDKPITRAEFSVVLARSINEDFREELVVTSKTDKLLEAIMEEDFETIADYAHPEEGIRFSPYVFVQADDQVFHSDELRNWLADETVYMWGHQDGTGHAIEKTTRDYFKRYLNNHDYLNPDEQVYNADKNRGNTLNNIREFFPDASYTEYYVSGDEEQYAGMDWGSNILVMQKYKDDWYLIAVVNDEWTI